One segment of Eriocheir sinensis breed Jianghai 21 chromosome 69, ASM2467909v1, whole genome shotgun sequence DNA contains the following:
- the LOC126988596 gene encoding N-alpha-acetyltransferase 25, NatB auxiliary subunit-like — MAGKSHVDDSVIERRLRPIYEWLDTGTNKKAVQEADKVLRKQPSLHCARVLKGLALLRMGRRGECQDLVAAVVKEGPTDEATLQALTICYREMHMPEEICRVYEAAVRCEPGNEELLSHLFMAYVRVGDYRSQQQTAMRLYKLRPKNPYYFWAVMSHVMQGHKSADPKGKEVSLLLAERMVNNFVKNGKIEAEAEVMTYLHILETQGKFKDAIAVLDSPLAAKVIHQPENFLALKRGSYHARLGEWAAAAGVYRTLITQEPDNWQHYIVYIKSIINLSEETDTREGGGGGGGGGGEQPPPTPPPPTPPSPAADPLKEASEFLSDMRKSAIEGNGKERGPLLGPLQLAKALTDSGRAARVPDLCGDINDLLLLYIEKYGDKMCCHGDIVNFLPLVPRERVPALLSAVDRMCARDVSGAPVDVEAVYRDLCFHQLRRALGGQEELTPPQHQAFADSLVRLYRATQHLAEHTADTDIRPGDAYLILATHSYLTAITTTTTTTTGEGGGAGGPGGSVDPQSLILRVAAILEAGIEQTKANFQLKLLLIKVYNMLGASGAARGIYERCDMKHIQLDTLGHVFGLQALDSGSYAAAGSVFAATLKFFMANYKDTSDPLISSYKYGSLTRIPEFVEFRERLSHSLHFASTTAEQMLMELTTEVASHNQLGDLMRQLDINPATDTTDWAALRDNRDLRVMNTWEPLHRHLTEEDIAGSVAADTALLRLRNLTLRLLGGACALCQNSPVNNNMRENKENSECVNGESGGLGGEAGGVFDDLTARLTKEAQAATLTYGNVDPPQLPLQGPDPPRIYLYASGAYMNLLIQHAHVLQRVHRYAREPSDPHTQETGETLKKTREITDSAFQLHHEALQDIQTPPNVTPNTNTRALARLHHLCQTVGAACVFLGCAVCLLRPLKQQAAKRNKKRKESVAMPEVITEVSSYLSSITGHLQKLEEELEKKHKAISTISTTTTTTTTTTTTTDTTTTDTSTPSSSSSSSSSSLVSEEEAKLVLERVRESLAQSLERLSLSLSCKVKYLSSLKL, encoded by the exons ATGGCCGGCAAGTCCCACGTTGACGATTCCGTGATAGAGCGTCGACTCCGGCCTATTTACG AATGGTTGGACACAGGCACCAACAAGAAGGCCGTTCAGGAGGCCGACAAAGTTCTCCGCAAACAGCCCTCCCTGCACTGTGCCCGGGTCTTGAAGGGCCTGGCACTGTTACGCATGGGGCGACGCGGGGAGTGCCAGGACTTGGTGGCGGCCGTGGTTAAGGAGGGGCCCACCGATGAGGCTACGTTGCAGGCACTCACCATATGCTACAGGGAAATGCACATGC ccGAGGAGATCTGCCGCGTGTACGAGGCGGCCGTGAGGTGCGAGCCGGGCAACGAGGAGCTGCTATCCCACCTGTTTATGGCATATGTCCGTGTGGGTGACTACAGGAGCCAGCAGCAGACCGCAATGAGGCTGTACAAGCTGAGGCCCAAGAACCCTTACTACTTTTGGGCCGTCATGAGCCATGTTATGCAG GGTCACAAGTCCGCCGACCCCAAAGGCAAGGAGGTCAGTCTTTTGCTAGCTGAACGGATGGTCAACAACTTCGTCAAGAACGGCAAGATTGAGGCGGAAGCGGAAGTGATGACCTACCTGCACATACTGGAGactcag ggcAAATTCAAGGACGCCATCGCGGTGCTTGACAGTCCGCTTGCAGCCAAGGTCATCCACCAGCCGGAGAACTTCCTCGCTTTAAAACGCGGATCCTACCACGCGCGTTTGGGGgagtgggcggcggcggcgggggtctACCGCACCCTAATCACCCAGga gCCTGATAATTGGCAACACTACATCGTATACATCAAATCAATCATCAACTTGTCCGAGGAAACTGAtaccagagaaggaggaggaggaggaggaggaggaggaggagagcagccccctccgaccccccctccccctacaccccCCTCACCAGCGGCAGATCCTTTGAAAGAAGCCTCGGAGTTTTTGAGCGACATGCGAAAAAGTGCGATtgagggaaatgggaaggagcGCGGCCCCCTCCTTGGCCCTCTGCAGCTGGCCAAGGCACTGACGGACTCTGGCAGGGCCGCGAGGGTGCCGGATCTGTgtg gcgACATCAATGACCTCCTCCTTCTGTACATCGAGAAGTATGGCGACAAGATGTGTTGCCACGGAGATATCGTCAATTTTCTTCCGCTGGTGccgagagagagagtgccagccCTCCTCTCTGCTGTCGACCGCATGTGTGCCCGCGATGTCAGTGGAGCACCTGTGGAC GTTGAGGCAGTGTACCGTGACCTGTGCTTCCACCAGCTGAGGCGGGCGCTGGGGGGTCAGGAGGAGCTCACTCCCCCCCAGCACCAGGCCTTCGCTGACTCCCTGGTCCGGCTGTACCGCGCCACGCAGCACCTCGCTGAGCACACGGCAGACACGGACATCAg gCCCGGCGACGCATACTTAATCCTCGCCACACACAGCTACCTCaccgcaatcaccaccaccaccaccaccaccacaggggaaggggggggtgcgGGTGGTCCAGGGGGGAGCGTCGACCCCCAGAGCTTAATCCTCCGAGTGGCAGCCATATTGGAAGCTGGGATTGAGCAGACGAAGGCCAATTTCCAGCTTAAGCTTCTGTTGATTAAAGTTTATAATATGCTGG gTGCGAGCGGGGCAGCGCGGGGCATCTACGAGCGCTGTGACATGAAGCACATACAACTGGACACGTTGGGACACGTTTTTGGGCTACAGGCGCTGGACTCCGGAAGCTACGCAGCGGCTGGCTCGGTTTTTGCGGCGACGCTGAAATTCTTCATGGCTAACTATaaggat acaTCGGACCCCCTAATCTCCTCTTATAAATACGGATCGCTCACAAGAATCCCAGAGTTCGTGGAGTTCCGAGAGCGGCTGTCCCACTCCCTCCACTTCGCCTCCACCACGGCGGAGCAGATGTTGATGGAGCTGACCACCGAG GTCGCCAGTCACAACCAGCTGGGTGACCTGATGCGTCAACTGGACATCAACCCGGCTACCGACACCACCGACTGGGCCGCCCTGAGGGACAACCGGGACCTCAGGGTCATGAACACCTGGGAGCCTCTGCACAG GCACCTGACGGAAGAGGACATTGCCGGCTCCGTCGCAGCGGACACAGCCCTTCTGCGGCTCCGTAACCTGACCCTAAGGCTGCTCGGAGGGGCATGCGCGCTTTGTCAAAATTCTCCGGTTAACAATAAcatgagggaaaataaggagaacag cgAGTGCGTCAACGGAGAGAGCGGAGGACTTGGTGGAGAGGCGGGCGGAGTTTTTGACGACTTGACGGCGCGGTTGACCAAGGAGGCTCAGGCAGCGACCCTAACCTATGGCAATGTTGACCCCCCTCag ctcccccTCCAGGGCCCCGACCCCCCCAGAATCTACCTCTACGCTTCTGGCGCGTACATGAACCTTCTCATCCAACACGCACATGTCCTCCAGCGCGTACACAGATACGCACGGGAGCcctcag ATCCACACACCCAGGAAACGGGAGAAACACTGAAAAAAACACGGGAAATCACGGACTCGGCCTTCCAGCTCCACCACGAGGCTCTCCAGGATATCCAAACACCTCCAAACGTGACTCCAAACACCAATACCCGCGCCCTCGCTAGACTCCACCATCTGTGCCAAACGGTGGGGGCCGCGTGTGTCTTCCTGGGGTGTGCCGTGTGCCTGCTCCGCCCCCTCAAGCAGCAGGCAGCCAAGCGGAATAAGAAGCGGAAGGAGAGTGTGGCTATG CCGGAGGTAATCACGGAGGtatcttcctacctttcctccataACGGGTCACCTGCAGAAATtggaggaagaattagagaaaaaacacaaagctatttctactatttctactactactactactactactactactactactactactgatactactactactgatacttctaccccctcctcctcttcctcctcctcctcctcctccttagtgagCGAGGAAGAGGCCAAGCTTGTGTTAGAGCGAGTTAGAGAGAGTCTCGCTCAAAGCTTGGAAaggctctcgctctctctctcctgtaaagtgaaatatctctcctctctcaagctttaa